In one Parvibaculum sp. genomic region, the following are encoded:
- a CDS encoding transporter substrate-binding domain-containing protein: MRFLLYLNTIAIILLAGALVRLYEDAPLPWAAPPVALAADPAPSAPAPSPPLTAEQYAALQLPLPHPARTPAVAPDAGPEKLRLLTEGDYPPFNFRGAQGDLTGFDIEIANALCARLRAECSFELRPWIELVPALKRGEGDAVVASMLIPVPGREAPAAVDGVVFTERYYSTPGHFAARRTGAPVAATPAALAGKRIAVQAGSVHHAYVRHRFPEARPLALPTLAEAQAALAGGDADLLFADRNALLRWTAAGEGACCRLAGSGYGDPAWFGEGAGIALRAGDEALRDRLNAALEELVADGTYARISTRYFANNIY, encoded by the coding sequence ATGCGGTTTCTGCTCTATCTCAACACGATTGCGATCATCCTGCTGGCGGGCGCGCTGGTGCGGCTTTACGAGGACGCACCCTTGCCGTGGGCCGCGCCGCCGGTCGCGCTGGCGGCCGATCCTGCGCCGTCTGCGCCCGCCCCGTCGCCGCCACTGACGGCCGAACAATATGCGGCCCTGCAATTGCCCTTGCCGCACCCGGCGCGCACGCCGGCCGTCGCGCCCGATGCCGGTCCCGAGAAGCTGCGCCTGTTGACCGAAGGCGATTATCCGCCTTTCAACTTTCGCGGCGCCCAGGGCGATCTGACCGGTTTCGACATCGAAATCGCGAATGCGCTATGCGCACGCCTGCGGGCGGAGTGCAGCTTCGAGCTTCGGCCCTGGATCGAGCTCGTCCCGGCGCTGAAGCGCGGCGAGGGCGATGCCGTGGTCGCTTCGATGCTGATCCCCGTGCCCGGTCGCGAAGCGCCCGCCGCCGTCGACGGCGTCGTTTTTACCGAACGCTACTATTCGACACCGGGCCATTTCGCGGCGCGACGCACCGGCGCGCCCGTCGCGGCGACGCCGGCCGCGCTTGCCGGCAAGCGCATCGCGGTGCAGGCCGGCTCGGTGCATCACGCCTATGTCCGGCATCGGTTCCCGGAAGCCCGGCCGCTCGCGCTGCCGACGCTCGCTGAGGCGCAGGCCGCACTCGCTGGCGGCGACGCCGATCTCCTTTTCGCGGACCGGAACGCCCTCCTGCGCTGGACGGCGGCGGGCGAGGGTGCCTGCTGCCGTCTCGCCGGCTCGGGCTATGGGGATCCGGCATGGTTCGGCGAGGGCGCGGGCATTGCCCTGCGCGCCGGCGACGAGGCGCTGCGCGACAGGCTCAACGCCGCGCTCGAGGAACTGGTGGCCGACGGCACCTATGCCCGCATCAGCACCCGCTATTTCGCCAACAATATCTACTGA
- a CDS encoding histidine phosphatase family protein, with protein MKQLCLLRHAKSDWGDPAKDDFDRPLNARGAKAAEFMAGYIASCPYRPDTVLCSTAARARETCAPLSLRLGKDVPVIYRDELYHAMPDAMLDEIRQAPDTAQTLLVVAHNPGLVLLAMALAEDPDEETALRIAHGVPTGGFIVLEFDVEHWANIAEGKGRSVFFGRPRDLMAEEKN; from the coding sequence ATGAAACAGTTGTGCCTGCTGCGCCACGCAAAGTCGGATTGGGGCGATCCGGCGAAGGACGATTTCGACCGGCCGCTTAATGCGCGCGGTGCAAAGGCCGCTGAATTCATGGCCGGCTATATTGCCTCCTGCCCCTACCGGCCGGACACCGTTCTGTGCTCGACGGCGGCACGGGCACGAGAAACCTGCGCGCCGCTCAGCCTACGGCTCGGCAAGGATGTGCCGGTCATCTATCGCGACGAGCTCTATCATGCGATGCCCGACGCGATGCTCGACGAAATCCGCCAGGCGCCCGATACGGCGCAGACACTGCTGGTCGTCGCTCACAATCCGGGTCTGGTGCTGCTGGCGATGGCGCTGGCCGAAGATCCCGACGAAGAGACGGCGCTGCGCATCGCGCATGGCGTGCCGACCGGCGGCTTCATCGTGCTGGAATTCGATGTCGAGCACTGGGCCAACATCGCCGAGGGCAAAGGCCGCAGCGTCTTCTTCGGACGGCCGCGCGACCTGATGGCCGAGGAAAAGAACTGA
- a CDS encoding sterol desaturase family protein, with protein sequence MTEFLSTHEPQVRLAAFAAVLAAMALWELAAPRRPQALTRWRRWPTNIALSALGAVLVRIALPVVAAATAVEAERRGFGLFNWTQTPAIIAVPLSMLALDALIYGQHVVFHHVGFLWRLHRVHHADPELDVTTGIRFHPVEILISMGVKIAAVALIGAPVVAVILFEVLLNAAAMFNHSNVRLPVAADRILRRAVVTPDMHRVHHSIHRDEQDMNFGFSLSLWDRVFGTYRAQPRDGHDAMRIGLADFPAPAPAGLGWSLVNPFSGSARRGEEQRT encoded by the coding sequence ATGACCGAATTTCTGTCGACCCACGAACCCCAAGTCCGGCTTGCCGCCTTTGCGGCGGTGCTGGCGGCGATGGCGCTTTGGGAGCTGGCCGCGCCGCGCCGGCCGCAAGCCTTGACGCGGTGGCGGCGCTGGCCGACCAACATCGCCCTGTCGGCGCTCGGCGCCGTGCTGGTGCGCATTGCGCTGCCGGTCGTTGCGGCGGCGACGGCCGTGGAAGCGGAACGGCGCGGCTTCGGGCTCTTCAACTGGACGCAGACGCCGGCCATCATCGCCGTCCCCCTTTCGATGCTCGCGCTCGACGCGCTCATCTATGGCCAGCATGTCGTTTTCCACCATGTCGGTTTCCTGTGGCGGCTGCACCGGGTGCACCATGCCGACCCCGAACTCGACGTGACGACCGGCATCCGCTTTCACCCGGTCGAAATCCTGATCAGCATGGGCGTGAAGATCGCGGCGGTCGCGCTGATCGGTGCGCCTGTCGTTGCGGTGATCCTGTTCGAGGTGCTGCTCAACGCGGCGGCGATGTTCAATCATTCGAATGTGCGGCTGCCTGTCGCAGCCGACCGGATTTTGAGGCGCGCCGTCGTGACACCCGATATGCACAGGGTGCATCATTCGATCCATCGGGACGAACAAGACATGAATTTCGGCTTCAGCCTTTCGCTCTGGGATCGGGTGTTCGGCACCTATCGCGCACAACCGCGCGACGGTCACGACGCCATGCGGATCGGGCTTGCGGATTTTCCGGCGCCCGCGCCGGCCGGTCTCGGCTGGAGCCTCGTCAATCCGTTTTCAGGCAGCGCGCGGCGCGGGGAGGAACAACGGACATGA
- a CDS encoding tellurite resistance TerB family protein → MSTISPENALIYIMVTMSAVDRAMSDNELRDIGTIVQTLPAFRNFNAERLIPVAKECAAILQEDGGLDAVFGLVKDALPPHLRETGYALAVEIATSDLAVGAEEIRLLQLLRDALDIDKLTAAAIERGARARHMPL, encoded by the coding sequence ATGTCGACGATTTCTCCCGAAAATGCCCTGATCTACATCATGGTGACGATGAGCGCCGTCGATCGCGCGATGAGCGACAACGAGTTGCGCGACATCGGCACCATCGTCCAGACGCTGCCGGCCTTCCGCAATTTCAATGCCGAGCGGCTGATCCCGGTGGCGAAGGAATGCGCCGCGATCCTGCAGGAAGATGGCGGACTCGACGCAGTGTTCGGGCTGGTGAAGGACGCGCTGCCGCCGCATCTGCGCGAGACGGGCTATGCGCTGGCGGTCGAAATCGCGACATCCGATCTCGCGGTGGGCGCGGAGGAAATCCGGCTGCTGCAATTGCTGCGCGACGCGCTCGACATCGACAAGCTGACCGCCGCCGCCATCGAACGCGGCGCGCGGGCGCGGCACATGCCGCTCTGA
- a CDS encoding ATP-dependent DNA helicase, with amino-acid sequence MSSHAPSDSTHGPTGGAFLPEAPAIVPSRAAGGAVVVSAEGEVEELGAEAALALIEREPVMLVHAGFTARRIARGRPFGAPGPHVFDLMELFAFVHPAAPCLPTPDGLAAALGLDAGDTPETQALMLHAAAAQMLARLQDRALPDRPSAARTAFRMAEGGWAWGPGVVAALADALGRDGRPPASRGFDIWNELPEWEEQAPRPPAGSQPVSEAEARERLAELAGADAERREGQADFAAAAAFAFGPREAAGAPNVVIAEAGTGIGKTIGYIAPASLWATRNKGTVWISTYTKNLQRQLDQELSRLYPDPAEKAEKTVIRKGRENYLCLLNFAELADRAALSGSATAIGLVARWAKASRDGDMVGGDFPAWLGARLGGATGRTGLTDRRGECVYTACPHYRKCFIERAIRKARRADIVVANHALVMRQAALDRVMGQTVTAKPADTAGGAEDEAPSGREARSRFVFDEGHHIFDAADSAFSASISGIETAELRRWVRGAEGQRGRRGRGLDERIGDLVGGDELAEEALAAALSAAAALPGPGWTARLNDGSPRGAAEKFLALVRQQVHARAEDNDSPFSLEADTDPPVEGLASAASELDAALARLVAPLRLVAERLRARLDDEAEDLDSATRIRMDAAARGLDRRARILVPSWRAMLASLSAATPAEFVDWFSIERIFGREGDVGMHRHWRDPTIPFANAVIEPAHGVLITSATLRDRLIDETEDNDGWETAEIRTGAAHLALPARRAFMASPFDYDKQVRIFVVRDVARDDLAQVAAAYRELFRASGGGALGLFTAIHRLRAVHERIVVPLEEAGLTLYAQHVDALDTGTLVDVFRAEKHSCLLGTDAVRDGVDVPGDALRMIVFDRVPWPRPDILHKARREVFGKARYDDMLTRLRLKQAFGRLIRRASDRGVFVALDSRLPTRLTSAFPPGVTIHRVGLAEAISETRAFLGDALAPNRTKL; translated from the coding sequence ATGTCCTCACACGCACCTTCCGATTCGACGCACGGCCCGACCGGTGGCGCATTCCTGCCCGAAGCGCCGGCCATCGTGCCGAGCCGTGCGGCGGGCGGTGCTGTCGTCGTCAGCGCCGAGGGTGAGGTCGAGGAACTCGGCGCCGAGGCGGCGCTGGCGCTGATCGAGCGCGAGCCGGTGATGCTGGTGCATGCGGGCTTCACGGCACGGCGCATTGCGCGCGGACGGCCGTTCGGCGCGCCGGGACCGCATGTGTTCGACCTGATGGAACTCTTCGCCTTCGTGCATCCGGCGGCGCCCTGCCTGCCGACACCGGACGGGCTGGCAGCCGCGCTCGGCCTCGATGCCGGCGACACGCCGGAGACACAAGCCCTCATGCTGCATGCGGCGGCCGCGCAAATGCTGGCGCGGCTGCAGGACCGTGCGCTGCCCGACCGGCCGTCGGCGGCGCGCACCGCCTTTCGCATGGCGGAGGGCGGATGGGCCTGGGGTCCGGGCGTGGTCGCGGCGCTGGCCGACGCGCTCGGACGGGACGGACGGCCGCCGGCAAGCCGCGGCTTCGACATCTGGAACGAATTGCCGGAATGGGAGGAGCAGGCGCCGCGCCCGCCCGCCGGGTCGCAGCCGGTCAGCGAGGCGGAAGCGCGGGAGCGGCTGGCCGAGCTCGCGGGCGCCGACGCCGAACGGCGCGAGGGGCAGGCCGATTTCGCCGCCGCCGCCGCCTTCGCCTTCGGTCCACGCGAGGCGGCGGGGGCGCCCAACGTCGTCATCGCCGAAGCGGGCACCGGCATCGGCAAGACCATCGGCTATATCGCGCCGGCGAGCCTGTGGGCGACGCGCAACAAGGGGACGGTGTGGATTTCGACCTACACCAAGAACCTGCAACGCCAGCTCGACCAGGAACTTTCGCGGCTCTATCCCGACCCGGCCGAGAAGGCCGAGAAAACCGTCATCCGCAAGGGACGCGAGAACTATCTCTGTTTGCTCAATTTCGCCGAACTTGCGGACCGGGCTGCACTTTCGGGAAGCGCAACCGCCATTGGCCTCGTGGCGCGCTGGGCGAAAGCCAGCCGCGACGGCGACATGGTGGGCGGCGACTTTCCCGCATGGCTCGGCGCCCGGCTCGGCGGCGCGACGGGGCGCACCGGGCTCACGGACCGGCGCGGCGAATGCGTCTACACCGCCTGCCCGCATTACCGGAAATGCTTCATCGAACGCGCAATCCGCAAGGCGCGACGCGCCGACATCGTGGTCGCCAATCATGCGCTGGTGATGCGGCAGGCCGCGCTCGACCGCGTGATGGGACAGACCGTGACCGCCAAACCCGCCGACACGGCGGGCGGCGCGGAGGACGAGGCGCCGAGCGGCCGCGAAGCAAGGTCGCGCTTCGTCTTCGACGAGGGGCATCACATTTTCGATGCCGCCGACAGCGCCTTCTCGGCTTCGATTTCGGGCATCGAAACGGCCGAGCTCCGGCGCTGGGTGCGCGGCGCGGAAGGCCAGCGCGGAAGGCGCGGGCGCGGGCTCGACGAGCGCATCGGCGATCTTGTCGGCGGCGACGAACTGGCCGAAGAAGCGCTTGCCGCGGCGCTTTCGGCCGCCGCCGCGCTGCCGGGGCCGGGCTGGACAGCGCGGCTCAACGACGGAAGCCCTCGCGGCGCGGCCGAAAAATTCCTGGCGCTGGTGCGCCAGCAGGTCCACGCGCGGGCCGAAGACAATGACAGTCCCTTCTCGCTCGAAGCCGACACCGATCCGCCGGTCGAAGGCCTTGCCTCAGCGGCAAGCGAACTCGACGCCGCTCTCGCCCGGCTGGTCGCGCCCTTGCGGCTGGTCGCCGAACGCCTGCGGGCGCGGCTCGACGACGAGGCCGAAGACCTCGACAGCGCGACGCGCATCCGCATGGACGCGGCCGCGCGCGGGCTCGACCGGCGGGCACGCATTCTCGTTCCGTCATGGCGCGCGATGCTGGCGAGCCTAAGCGCCGCGACGCCGGCGGAATTCGTCGACTGGTTTTCGATCGAACGGATTTTCGGCCGCGAGGGCGATGTCGGCATGCACCGGCACTGGCGCGATCCGACGATACCGTTCGCCAATGCCGTGATCGAGCCGGCGCATGGCGTGCTCATTACCTCGGCGACGCTGCGCGACCGGCTGATCGACGAAACGGAAGACAATGACGGCTGGGAGACGGCGGAGATCCGAACCGGCGCGGCGCATCTGGCGCTGCCCGCACGGCGGGCCTTCATGGCATCGCCCTTCGATTACGACAAGCAGGTGCGCATTTTTGTGGTGCGCGACGTGGCGCGCGACGACCTTGCACAGGTCGCGGCGGCCTACCGCGAACTCTTTCGCGCGTCGGGCGGCGGCGCGCTCGGACTATTCACCGCCATTCACCGCTTGCGGGCTGTGCATGAACGGATCGTCGTGCCGCTGGAGGAAGCCGGGCTGACGCTTTATGCGCAGCATGTGGACGCGCTCGACACGGGCACGCTGGTCGATGTTTTTCGCGCCGAGAAACATTCCTGCCTGCTTGGCACAGATGCGGTGCGCGACGGTGTCGACGTGCCCGGCGATGCGCTGCGGATGATCGTGTTCGACCGTGTGCCCTGGCCCCGGCCCGACATTCTGCACAAGGCGCGGCGCGAGGTTTTCGGCAAGGCGCGCTATGACGACATGCTGACGCGGCTGCGGCTGAAGCAGGCGTTCGGACGGCTGATCCGGCGCGCCAGCGACCGGGGCGTCTTTGTGGCGCTCGATTCAAGACTGCCGACACGGCTGACCTCGGCCTTTCCGCCCGGCGTCACAATTCACCGGGTGGGGCTTGCCGAGGCGATATCCGAGACGCGGGCCTTTCTCGGCGACGCGCTTGCCCCCAACCGGACCAAACTCTAA
- a CDS encoding ATP-binding protein, giving the protein MRDAEPEQGSTTTGADGAGAAAPVGPVRRSHPIDARIDAEQVRLLLELGEASRLTVFGAIVVVGLAFWPYAPLWTIGIVAAIQLVAQFLFDRVRAGFRADPDAVGNAALWANRYALVTLVSGSTWGVGSLLWLPGASFTHEIFYLLVLACLAMATAITRANHPPAVIYYIAASCLPTVAMLLWRAEPLAIATVMLAAMFFATVAGWTRRVNASYREAFRLRFENADLAERMARAHAVAEQKHRDAVDAEARATAAMQAKQAFLDIMNHEVRAPLEGLSNMAMHLADEPLSDAQRKIAQSMEETSQLLRRLFDDMIDLSQMEALSLELKHRRFDPTELAGSVVRMMRHQANERGLSLELDVAQGADVDMLADADRVRQVLTNLIGNSIKFTDKGGIVVRIAPIQTPDGDTVIRFSVTDTGPGLSDESRAQLFETFWQGGDARDFRFAGKAGGMGLGLPICDRLVRLMDGRIGVDSAPGQGSTFWFLLPMEPGGAASYFASLAADATMPRRKEPEQLIDLGHLYDIEREVGPQRITDHLLSGLERVLTLHRAVERARTERNEAALAEGAHALRAAAGNIGLAAISHVAGDIETALNYGEIDAAMRDVQRLQQKITATWRELAKAYPSLGN; this is encoded by the coding sequence TTGAGAGACGCCGAACCGGAGCAGGGATCGACAACAACCGGCGCCGACGGCGCGGGCGCCGCCGCGCCGGTTGGCCCCGTTCGCCGCAGCCACCCCATCGACGCACGGATCGACGCCGAGCAGGTGCGCCTGTTGCTGGAGCTCGGCGAAGCAAGCCGGCTGACCGTTTTCGGCGCCATCGTGGTGGTGGGGCTTGCGTTCTGGCCCTATGCGCCACTCTGGACCATCGGCATCGTCGCGGCGATCCAGCTTGTGGCGCAGTTTCTGTTCGACCGGGTGCGGGCAGGGTTTCGCGCCGATCCCGACGCCGTGGGCAATGCAGCGCTGTGGGCCAACCGCTATGCGCTGGTCACGCTTGTCAGCGGCTCGACATGGGGCGTCGGGTCGTTGCTGTGGCTGCCGGGCGCCTCGTTCACGCATGAGATATTCTACCTGCTGGTCCTCGCCTGTCTTGCCATGGCGACAGCCATCACACGCGCCAACCATCCTCCTGCCGTCATCTATTACATCGCCGCCTCATGCTTGCCGACCGTGGCGATGTTGCTGTGGCGCGCCGAGCCCCTGGCGATCGCCACCGTCATGCTGGCGGCCATGTTTTTCGCCACCGTCGCCGGCTGGACGCGGCGCGTGAATGCCAGCTATCGCGAGGCGTTCCGGCTGCGTTTCGAAAATGCCGATCTCGCCGAGCGGATGGCGCGCGCCCATGCAGTGGCCGAGCAAAAGCATCGCGACGCCGTGGACGCGGAAGCGCGCGCGACTGCCGCCATGCAGGCCAAGCAGGCGTTTCTCGACATCATGAACCATGAGGTGCGAGCGCCGCTGGAAGGCCTGAGCAACATGGCGATGCATCTCGCCGACGAACCGTTGAGCGACGCGCAGCGGAAAATCGCACAGTCGATGGAGGAGACAAGCCAGCTGCTGCGTCGCCTCTTCGACGACATGATCGACCTGTCGCAGATGGAAGCGCTGTCGCTGGAACTGAAGCACCGCCGCTTCGACCCGACGGAGCTTGCCGGGAGCGTCGTGCGGATGATGCGTCACCAGGCGAACGAACGCGGACTTTCGCTGGAACTCGATGTCGCGCAGGGTGCGGATGTCGACATGCTGGCCGATGCCGACCGCGTCCGCCAGGTGCTGACCAACCTGATCGGCAACAGCATAAAATTCACCGACAAGGGCGGCATTGTCGTTCGCATTGCGCCGATCCAGACACCGGACGGCGACACCGTCATCCGCTTTTCGGTTACCGATACAGGGCCCGGCCTTTCGGACGAATCCCGCGCGCAGCTATTTGAAACCTTCTGGCAGGGCGGCGATGCGCGCGACTTCCGCTTCGCCGGCAAGGCGGGCGGCATGGGCCTCGGCCTGCCGATCTGCGACCGGCTGGTGCGGCTGATGGACGGCCGGATCGGCGTCGATAGCGCGCCGGGACAGGGGAGCACCTTCTGGTTCCTGCTGCCGATGGAACCGGGCGGCGCGGCCAGTTACTTCGCATCGCTCGCGGCCGATGCAACGATGCCAAGGCGCAAGGAGCCGGAACAGCTGATCGATCTCGGGCATCTTTACGACATCGAGCGCGAAGTCGGACCGCAACGCATTACGGATCATTTGCTGTCGGGACTCGAGCGCGTATTGACGCTGCATCGCGCCGTCGAGCGGGCGCGCACCGAACGCAACGAGGCAGCGCTGGCCGAAGGGGCGCATGCCTTGCGGGCCGCCGCCGGCAATATCGGCCTTGCGGCGATTTCGCATGTGGCCGGCGACATCGAAACCGCACTTAACTACGGCGAGATCGATGCCGCGATGCGCGACGTGCAGCGGCTGCAGCAGAAAATCACCGCCACATGGCGCGAACTCGCCAAGGCCTATCCGAGCCTCGGCAACTGA
- a CDS encoding lysine--tRNA ligase, with product MPADSTTIAPSALLEAARVSKAWPFEEARKIVDRLEKEGETGRTVLFETGYGPSGLPHIGTFGEVARTTMVRRAFEILAPGVPTRLICFSDDMDGLRKVPTNVPNQEMLAGYINMPLTKVPDPFGTHSSFGAHNNARLRAFLDSYGFEYEFASSTEYYKAGRFDATLLKVLEKFDEIMEIMLPSLREERQQSYSPILPVSPRTGHVLLVPLVARDAKRGTVSYAEPDTGEVVEVPVTGGNCKLQWKADWAMRWVALGVDYEMAGKDLIDSVKLASRIYRVLSNKRPPEGFNYELFLDEEGKKISKSKGNGLSIEDWLRYASPESLQYFMFQSPRAGKRLYFDVIPRNVDEYLGALTAYPKQDARERLNNAAFHIHGGNPPTEDLPISFSLLLNLASASHSEDRNVLWGFIRNYAPDATPENHPRLDHLVGYAINYFHDFVKPAKKYRAPSDIERAALDDLAARLDAAPAEASAEELQNIVYEIGKTHEFANLRDWFRALYEVLLGEEQGPRFGTFVKLYGVKETVALIRRALAGEDMSKG from the coding sequence ATGCCAGCCGACTCAACAACGATAGCACCATCCGCGCTCCTTGAGGCCGCCCGCGTCAGCAAGGCCTGGCCGTTCGAGGAAGCGCGCAAGATCGTCGACCGTCTGGAGAAGGAAGGCGAAACCGGCCGCACGGTCCTGTTCGAGACAGGGTACGGCCCATCCGGCCTCCCGCATATAGGCACATTCGGCGAAGTGGCGCGCACCACCATGGTCCGCCGCGCCTTCGAGATTTTGGCACCCGGCGTGCCGACGCGCCTGATCTGTTTCTCCGACGACATGGACGGCCTGCGCAAGGTGCCGACCAATGTGCCCAATCAGGAGATGCTGGCCGGCTACATCAACATGCCGCTGACGAAAGTGCCCGATCCCTTCGGCACCCATTCGAGCTTCGGCGCGCACAACAACGCCCGCCTGCGGGCCTTCCTCGACTCTTACGGCTTCGAGTACGAATTCGCGAGCTCGACCGAGTACTACAAGGCCGGCCGCTTCGACGCGACGCTCCTGAAGGTGCTCGAAAAGTTCGACGAGATCATGGAGATCATGCTGCCGAGCCTGCGCGAGGAGCGCCAGCAGAGCTACAGCCCGATCCTGCCCGTCAGCCCGCGCACCGGCCATGTGCTGCTGGTGCCGCTCGTCGCGCGCGACGCGAAGAGAGGCACCGTGAGCTATGCTGAACCCGACACCGGCGAGGTGGTCGAAGTCCCCGTCACCGGCGGCAACTGCAAGCTGCAATGGAAGGCCGACTGGGCGATGCGCTGGGTCGCGCTCGGCGTCGACTACGAGATGGCCGGCAAGGACCTGATCGATTCCGTCAAGCTCGCCTCGCGCATCTACCGTGTGCTGAGCAACAAGCGCCCGCCGGAAGGCTTCAACTACGAATTGTTTCTCGACGAGGAAGGCAAGAAGATTTCGAAGTCGAAGGGCAACGGCCTCTCGATCGAGGACTGGCTGCGCTATGCGAGCCCGGAAAGCCTGCAATATTTCATGTTCCAGAGCCCGCGCGCCGGCAAGCGCCTTTATTTCGACGTCATCCCGCGCAATGTCGACGAATATCTGGGCGCGCTGACGGCCTATCCGAAGCAGGATGCGCGCGAGCGCCTCAACAACGCGGCCTTCCACATTCACGGTGGAAATCCGCCCACGGAAGACCTGCCGATCTCGTTTTCGCTGCTGCTCAATCTGGCGAGCGCCAGCCATTCCGAAGACCGCAACGTGCTCTGGGGCTTCATCCGCAACTATGCGCCCGACGCGACGCCCGAAAATCATCCGCGCCTCGACCATCTCGTCGGCTACGCGATCAACTACTTCCACGATTTCGTGAAGCCCGCCAAGAAGTACCGCGCGCCGAGCGACATCGAGCGCGCGGCGCTGGACGATCTCGCCGCCCGCCTCGACGCCGCGCCCGCCGAGGCGAGCGCCGAGGAACTGCAGAACATCGTCTACGAAATCGGCAAGACCCATGAGTTCGCGAACCTGCGCGACTGGTTCCGGGCGCTTTACGAAGTGCTGCTGGGCGAGGAGCAGGGTCCGCGCTTCGGCACCTTCGTCAAGCTTTATGGCGTCAAGGAAACCGTGGCGCTGATCCGCCGCGCGCTGGCCGGCGAGGACATGTCGAAAGGCTGA
- a CDS encoding helix-turn-helix transcriptional regulator, which yields MARKLSHSRLWAAIDALAARHGLTASGLAKAAGLDPTTFNKSKRITAKGRPRWPNTESLARILDATGAGFDEFLMLVGGDTQKAARARNVPLIGLAQAGGGGFFDDAGFPVGGSWEEVAFPDFDDEHAYALEVSGDSMAPVYRDGDIIIVSPAAGIRRGDRVVVKTVDGEVMAKVLARRTAKSVELHSLNPAHDDRVLKAEEILWMARIIWASQ from the coding sequence ATGGCGCGCAAGCTCTCCCATAGCCGGCTGTGGGCCGCCATCGACGCGCTGGCGGCACGGCACGGGCTGACCGCTTCGGGGCTTGCCAAGGCGGCCGGGCTCGACCCGACGACATTCAACAAGTCGAAGCGGATTACCGCCAAGGGGCGGCCGCGCTGGCCCAATACCGAGAGCCTGGCGCGCATTCTGGACGCGACGGGGGCGGGGTTCGACGAATTCCTGATGCTGGTGGGCGGCGATACGCAGAAAGCCGCGCGCGCCCGGAACGTGCCGCTGATCGGGCTGGCGCAAGCCGGCGGCGGCGGCTTTTTCGACGATGCCGGGTTTCCGGTCGGCGGAAGCTGGGAGGAAGTCGCCTTCCCCGATTTCGACGACGAACACGCCTATGCGCTGGAAGTCAGCGGCGACAGCATGGCACCCGTTTATCGCGACGGCGACATCATCATCGTGTCGCCGGCGGCGGGTATCCGGCGCGGCGACCGCGTGGTGGTGAAGACGGTCGATGGCGAGGTGATGGCCAAGGTGCTGGCGCGGCGGACCGCGAAAAGCGTCGAGCTGCATTCGCTCAATCCGGCACATGACGACCGGGTGCTGAAAGCGGAAGAGATTTTATGGATGGCGCGGATCATCTGGGCGAGCCAGTGA
- a CDS encoding DUF952 domain-containing protein → MPSILYKIVGEHEWLAAAAEGRFIGSAVDLDDGFIHFSTAGQVAETAARHFAGRKGLVLVAVEAAALGAALKWEPSRGGALFPHLYDVLDLKAVRRVVPLPVGEDGAHLFPELDV, encoded by the coding sequence TTGCCTTCCATCCTCTACAAAATCGTCGGCGAGCATGAGTGGCTCGCCGCCGCCGCCGAAGGCCGCTTCATCGGTTCGGCGGTCGATCTCGATGACGGCTTCATCCATTTCTCGACCGCCGGACAGGTCGCCGAAACGGCGGCCCGCCATTTCGCCGGCCGCAAGGGGCTGGTGCTGGTTGCGGTCGAGGCGGCCGCCCTCGGCGCGGCGCTGAAATGGGAGCCCTCGCGCGGCGGCGCGCTCTTTCCCCATCTCTACGACGTGCTGGACCTCAAGGCCGTGCGCCGCGTCGTGCCGCTGCCCGTCGGCGAAGACGGTGCGCATCTCTTTCCGGAGCTCGATGTATGA